In Entelurus aequoreus isolate RoL-2023_Sb linkage group LG02, RoL_Eaeq_v1.1, whole genome shotgun sequence, one genomic interval encodes:
- the LOC133635295 gene encoding golgin subfamily A member 6-like protein 22, which produces MSILGGQWNPDRESLSHLAPNLAGPPEAGEDDPPWALVGALAGLAASSRQQCRLLQVLADQAKGGGEWLPTEDIGGKEEVIEEEVVVVEEEEEQEEQEEEQEPEEQEQEQEVEEAEVEVEEAEVEVEEAEDKDKEEEVDKEEVDKEEEEVDKEGEEVDKEEEEVDKEEKEVDKEEEEVDKEEEELDKEGQELDKEEQELDKEEQELDKEEQELDKEEQELDKEEQELDKEEQELDKEEQEEEEQEEQEQEQEQEEQKQEVEEAEVEEAEDKDKEEVDKEEQELDKEEQELDKEEEEQEEEEQEEEEEQEEEEKEQEEEQEEEQEQEEEQEQEPDKEEQELDKEEQELDKEEQELDKEEQELDKDEQELDKEEEELDKEEEELDKEEEEQEEEEQEQEEEEQQEEEEQEEEEKEQEEEQEEEQEQEEQEEEEEQEEEEKEQEEEQEEEQEQEEEQEQEPDKEEQELDKEEQELDKEEQELDKEEQELDKDEQELDKEEQELDKDEQELDKEEQELDKEEQELDKEEQELDKDEQELDKEEQELDKEEQELDKEEQELDKEEQEEEDKKKKKKNKKNKNKNKK; this is translated from the coding sequence ATGTCAATCCTTGGTGGTCAGTGGAACCCGGACAGAGAGAGTCTGTCACATTTGGCGCCCAACCTGGCTGGACCACCAGAGGCGGGGGAGGACGATCCCCCTTGGGCTCTTGTAGGCGCGCTCGCCGGCCTCGCAGCAAGCAGTCGACAACAATGCCGGCTCCTGCAGGTGTTGGCGGACCAGGCGAAGGGGGGCGGCGAATGGCTCCCCACAGAAGATattggtggaaaagaagaggttATTGAAGAAGAAGTTGTGgttgtagaagaagaagaagaacaagaagaacaagaagaagaacaagaaccagaagaacaagaacaagaacaagaagtagaagaagcagaagtagaagtagaagaagcagaagtagaagtagaagaagcagaagacaaagacaaagaagaagaagtagacaaagaagaagtagacaaagaagaagaagaagtagacaaagaaggagaagaagtagacaaagaagaagaagaagtagacaaagaagaaaaagaagtagacaaagaagaagaagaagtagacaaagaagaagaagaactagaCAAAGAAGGACAGGAACTAGACAAAGAAGAACAGGAACTAGACAAAGAAGAACAGGAACTAgacaaagaagaacaagaactggacaaagaagaacaagaactagacaaagaagaacaagaactagacaaagaagaacaagaactagacaaagaagaacaagaagaagaagaacaagaagaacaagaacaagaacaagaacaagaagaacaaaaacaagAAGTAGAAGAAGCAGAAGTAGAAGAAGCAGAAGACAAAGATAAAGAAGAAGTAgacaaagaagaacaagaactagacaaagaagaacaagaactagacaaagaagaagaagaacaagaagaagaagaacaagaagaagaagaagaacaagaagaagaagaaaaagaacaagaagaagaacaagaagaggaacaagaacaagaagaagaacaagaacaggaACCAGACAAAGAAGAACAGGAACTAgacaaagaagaacaagaactagacaaagaagaacaagaactagacaaagaagaacaagaactagACAAAGACGAACAAGAgctagacaaagaagaagaagaactagacaaagaagaagaagaactagacaaagaagaagaagaacaagaagaagaagaacaagaacaagaagaagaagaacaacaagaagaagaagaacaagaagaagaagaaaaagaacaagaagaagaacaagaagaagaacaagaacaagaagaacaagaagaagaagaagaacaagaagaagaagaaaaagaacaagaagaagaacaagaagaagaacaagaacaagaagaagaacaagaacaggaACCAGACAAAGAAGAACAGGAACTAgacaaagaagaacaagaactagacaaagaagaacaagaactagacaaagaagaacaagaactagACAAAGACGAACAAGAGCTAgacaaagaagaacaagaactagACAAAGACGAACAAGAGCTAgacaaagaagaacaagaactagacaaagaagaacaagaactagacaaagaagaacaagaactagACAAAGACGAACAAGAGCTAgacaaagaagaacaagaactagacaaagaagaacaagaactagacaaagaagaacaagaactagacaaagaagaacaagaagaagaagataagaagaaaaagaagaagaacaagaagaacaagaacaagaacaagaagtag
- the clec3a gene encoding tetranectin-like protein: MYFLQSVPLCSLVSNMARFGLPVFFVLCFSLLQSSYGRPPRIKKATEEDDLKGQLEKLWREVNLLKEMQALQTVCLRGIKVHRKCYLTIEEPKHYHEANEYCIAQGGTLATPRDSMENNELRDYAKRSSPGSKDFWIGVADIVKEGQYVDVNSQPVGYLNWDRSKKQPTGTKRESCVALSVAAQGKWYDEVCRSLKKYICEYIIP; encoded by the exons TACAAAGTGTACCACTGTGTTCACTGGTCTCCAACATGGCTCGTTTCGGCCTCCCCGTCTTTTTTGTCCTGTGCTTCTCTCTCCTCCAGTCCAGCTATGGACGTCCACCTCGCATCAAGAAGGCAACTG AGGAGGATGACTTGAAGGGCCAGCTCGAGAAGTTGTGGCGAGAAGTGAATTTATTGAAAGAGATGCAAGCCTTGCAGACAG TGTGCCTACGTGGCATCAAAGTTCACAGGAAGTGCTATCTTACAATTGAGGAACCCAAACACTACCACGAGGCGAATGAATACTGCATCGCCCAAGGAGGTACCCTTGCTACGCCACGAGATTCTATGGAGAACAATGAACTGCGAGACTACGCCAAGAGGAGTTCTCCAGGCTCCAAGGACTTCTGGATCGGCGTGGCTGACATAGTGAAAGAAGGCCAGTATGTTGATGTTAACAGCCAGCCCGTGGGCTACCTCAACTGGGATCGCTCCAAGAAGCAGCCCACAGGAACCAAGAGGGAGAGCTGTGTAGCTCTTTCAGTAGCTGCACAGGGCAAGTGGTACGACGAGGTGTGTCGCAGCTTGAAAAAGTACATTTGTGAATATATTATCCCCTGA